Genomic DNA from Verrucomicrobiota bacterium:
AATGTTGGGAGCCTGACGAAGCATAGCACGCAACCCCGCAGAAAAAGTCATTCCGATCTCACTGCGAACTTGAACCTGATTAATTCCGGATAATTGGTATTCAACAGGATCCTCGACGGTAATAATCTTCCGGTCCGATTTGTTCAACTGATTCAAGAACGAATATAAGGTGGTTGATTTGCCAGACCCGGTTGGTCCGGTAACCAGTACAATTCCATCGGGCTTTGAAATTACCTCTTCCAGAAGTTTTTTATCATCGTCCCAGAAACCCAGCTCCGAAAGTTCAAGACGTAGGGTTTCCTTATCTAAAACCCGCATCACTATGGCCTCGCCGTGGGCACTCGGAACGGAGGATACACGAAAATCCACAAGACGACCGTGAAGGTCCATCTGGATCCGCCCGTCTTGGGGCAAACGCTTTTCAGCAATACTCATTTGAGACATCAGTTTTATTCGGGAGATAATCGCGGGTTGTAGGCGCTTCGGTGGATTTTCTGTCTCCTGAAGCACACCATCTACCCTGAATCGAATTCGAAAGCGTTTCTCCAAAGGCTCAAGGTGAATGTCGGACGCACCACGTTTTAACGCTTCTTTGATAATCAAATGGACATATTGTACGATTGCCCCGTCCTCAGAACTCGAGTTCACCGTGGAAGGCTTGGCCGAAGGTTCTATATCCTGAGATTCAGAAATTTCTCGGTAAATGGGTTTAAACGACTCTTTCCCCTCCGGGGAAAACCGGTTAATTGCGTTCAACAGCGACTTTTTGGAGCAAAGAAACGCTTGAAGATCCAGACCCAAACTTGAGGAAATATCGTCCAATTGATCCATCTTTAAAGGATCGAAAATGGCGGCTTTGCATTCAGAGGGTGTGCGATCAAACAGTATGATCCCTTTCTCAATTAAGAACTGCCGATCAAAAGGGTCACAATTTATTTGATTGGATTCGAGTTCTTCTGGATCAACAAGTGGCAGACTAAACTCCTTTGCCAGCAAACCAAGAACGACCTCCTCAGTGGTATGACCTGCTGCGATAAGGCAATCTATCAATGATTCTCCGGGACCAATTGAGCCTTTTAGTGAATCAAGGATTTCTGGAACGACTACACCTTTTTCAACAAGCAGTTGTAGTGAGATTTCGTCCCTACTGTTCACAAACTAAATCAAATACTAACGATTAACCTGCATCAAGAACTCAACATTGGTGGCAGTCTTTTTCATTCGGTTGATCAACATCTCCATAGCTTCTGTAGCCGGAATACCTTTCATCGCACGACGCAAGGCGTAGATTCGAGGCAACTCGTCCTTATGGTAAAGAAGCTCCTCTTTTCGCGTTCCACTTTTCTCGAGATTGATGGCTGGAAAAATCCGTTTATCTGAAAGCGTCCGATCCAATTGTAATTCCATGTTACCGGTGCCTTTGAACTCTTCGTAGACCACCTCATCCATTTTACTACCGGTTTCAACCAAGGCCGTACCCATAATGGTAAGACTTCCACCGCCTTCGATATTTCGGGCTGAACCAAAGAATCGTTTTGGTTTTTGCAAGGCCCCTGCTTCCACACCACCAGACAAAATCTTACCACTATTCGGCATAGTAGTATTATAGCCACGTGCCAAACGGGTAATTGAATCCAGCAAAATGATAACATGACGCCCGACTTCAACCATACGCCTTGCTTTCTCAATAACCATTTCAGCGACATGAACATGGTTTTCAGCGGCTTCATCAAAGGTTGAGGCAATTACTTCACCCTTAACCATTCTGCGAAAATCCGTTACTTCCTCTGGACGTTCATCTATGAGTAAAACGATCAAATCTGATTCGGGATTATTAGCTGCCAAGGAGTTTGCCAAGCCCTGAAGAATTATTGTTTTACCTGTTCTGGGTGGAGCTACAATAAGTCCACGTTGACCAAAACCGATCGGGGTTAGTGCATCCACCACACGCATGGAAACATCCTGCTTTTTAATATCCCCTACCGGTGTCTCTAATATGATTCTTTCAGTCGGATAATAGGGAATTAAATCCTCAAACGGCGTCACATGCTGAATCTCTTCGGGTTTCAATCCAGAGGCGGTAAAAATGTCTACAACATAACCACAGCCTTCACCTTCCTGGGGAAGAACTTGGACATCCACCATATGGCCAGACTTTAATCCGAATTGTTTGATAAAGCAGTTGGGAACGAAAAAATCCTGAGGTTGAGGCACATAGTTGTTATGTTCGTGAACAATAAATGCTCCTTCCTCTTCAGTCACCCAAAGCAGACCGGTGTCCAGTATTTGTCGTTTCAGCTCACACGCCTTCTTGATAAGGAGTTCGATGAGCATTCTCCGATTTGGCGCTGTGGTTAATTCGACTCCCAACGCTTCAACTGCCTGCACCAATTCAAGCAGAGGTATCTGGTAGAAATCGTTCAATTTAATAGGATCTCCACCTGAAACGTTTTCAGCTGCTCGCAACTTTAATCCTGCCAGATTCGCAATGACCTCGTCTTCAAGAAGCGTACCAATCACGGGTAACGTTAATGAATCAGCTACCCTACGTTTCTTTTGATGCTGGGGCCGTTTCTTGGCGTGCTTTTTCTGCTGATTTTGATGATTCGGGTGGTTGGGGTGATTATGTTTCGGCTGCTTTTTCTTAAATTTGCCTC
This window encodes:
- a CDS encoding ATPase, T2SS/T4P/T4SS family codes for the protein MNSRDEISLQLLVEKGVVVPEILDSLKGSIGPGESLIDCLIAAGHTTEEVVLGLLAKEFSLPLVDPEELESNQINCDPFDRQFLIEKGIILFDRTPSECKAAIFDPLKMDQLDDISSSLGLDLQAFLCSKKSLLNAINRFSPEGKESFKPIYREISESQDIEPSAKPSTVNSSSEDGAIVQYVHLIIKEALKRGASDIHLEPLEKRFRIRFRVDGVLQETENPPKRLQPAIISRIKLMSQMSIAEKRLPQDGRIQMDLHGRLVDFRVSSVPSAHGEAIVMRVLDKETLRLELSELGFWDDDKKLLEEVISKPDGIVLVTGPTGSGKSTTLYSFLNQLNKSDRKIITVEDPVEYQLSGINQVQVRSEIGMTFSAGLRAMLRQAPNIIMVGEIRDLETVEIAINASLTGHLVFSTLHTNDAPSAVSRLRDLGVAPFLISSSVRAIMAQRLVRRVCSECSEPVSPSAVDLASIEAMLEEAEHTEWREGHGCSACRGTGYRGRIGIFEIMTITPEMESLIYSNGSLADIRSLAREQGMRTMREDGLRKAIRGQTTISEILSATSH
- the rho gene encoding transcription termination factor Rho → MSEEDTPTPSSLPAADSSKSSDKPAPKRAPRKAAKKAVRKVETADQKQKEVSNDSNDSRTNERSKVSNPKDDTFDPGNEVSFSFDPNEVAEPKTSNSQGSPESSNEPRQESNNNNNQGRHQHNRQNPRNDGQRGKFKKKQPKHNHPNHPNHQNQQKKHAKKRPQHQKKRRVADSLTLPVIGTLLEDEVIANLAGLKLRAAENVSGGDPIKLNDFYQIPLLELVQAVEALGVELTTAPNRRMLIELLIKKACELKRQILDTGLLWVTEEEGAFIVHEHNNYVPQPQDFFVPNCFIKQFGLKSGHMVDVQVLPQEGEGCGYVVDIFTASGLKPEEIQHVTPFEDLIPYYPTERIILETPVGDIKKQDVSMRVVDALTPIGFGQRGLIVAPPRTGKTIILQGLANSLAANNPESDLIVLLIDERPEEVTDFRRMVKGEVIASTFDEAAENHVHVAEMVIEKARRMVEVGRHVIILLDSITRLARGYNTTMPNSGKILSGGVEAGALQKPKRFFGSARNIEGGGSLTIMGTALVETGSKMDEVVYEEFKGTGNMELQLDRTLSDKRIFPAINLEKSGTRKEELLYHKDELPRIYALRRAMKGIPATEAMEMLINRMKKTATNVEFLMQVNR